The following proteins are co-located in the Mus caroli chromosome 7, CAROLI_EIJ_v1.1, whole genome shotgun sequence genome:
- the Fuz gene encoding protein fuzzy homolog isoform X3 yields the protein MRGQEARCICCASQPLAGFPCSVGVAAAAPPPVNSITLIVLSSEEGTSELRLERMLHMVFGAMVLIVGLEELTNIRNVERLKKELRVRLWDASYCLIDSFLGNSELIGDLTQCVDCVIPPEGSAMQETLSGFAEATGTAFVSLLVSGRVVAATEGWWRLGMPEAVLLPWLVGSLPPQAARDYPVYLPHGSPTVPHRLLTLTLLRGLELCLLCGPRPPLGQLDPQLLERWWQPLLEPLRACLPLGPRALPEGFPLHSDILGLLLLHLELRRCLFTVEPSKDKEPSPEQRRRLLRNFYTLVATTHFPPEPGPAEKQEDTVHAAQTPRACYLVLGPGMGWQLVAVQLGLRLLLLLLSPQTPTHGLRSLATRTLQTLTPLL from the exons ATGAGGGGCCAGGAAGCGCGGTGCATCTGCTGTGCCTCGCAGCCTCTAGCGGGGTTCCCCTGTTCTGTCGGAGTAGCAGCGGCGGCGCCCCCTCCCGTCAACAG TATCACCCTCATTGTTCTGTCATCTGAGGAGGGCACCTCTGAGCTGAGGCTGGAAAGAATGCTCCACATGGTGTTTGGGGCCATG GTTCTCATTGTGGGACTTGAGGAGCTGACCAATATCCGGAATGTagaaagactgaagaaagaaTTGAGGGTGAGGCTGTGGGAT GCCAGCTACTGTCTCATTGACAGCTTCCTGGGGAACTCAGAGCTCATCGGAGACCTGACCCAGTGTGTGGACTGTGTCATTCCTCCAGAGGGGTCTGCCATGCAG GAAACCCTTTCAGGGTTTGCGGAGGCCACTGGCACAGCCTTTGTCAGCCTGCTTGTATCAGGCCGAGTAGTGGCAGCGACGGAGGGCTGGTGGCGCCTAGGCATGCCTGAAGCTGTACTACTCCCCTGGCTGGTGGGGTCTTTGCCACCACAAGCTGCTCGCGACTACCCAGTGTATCTGCCCCACGGGAGCCCCACG GTCCCACACAGGTTGTTGACCTTGACGCTGCTGCGGGGCCTGGAGCTGTGTCTGCTGTGCGGGCCGCGCCCGCCCCTCGGCCAGCTGGACCCACAG TTGCTGGAACGCTGGTGGCAGCCTCTGCTGGAGCCCCTCCGGGCCTGCCTGCCGCTGGGCCCTAGGGCGCTTCCCGAAGGGTTCCCGCTACACAGCGATATTCTTGG TCTGTTGTTACTCCACTTGGAACTGCGACGCTGCCTCTTTACCGTGGAACCCTCCAAGGATAAAG AGCCTTCCCCTGAGCAGCGCAGGCGCCTCCTTAGAAACTTCTACACGCTGGTGGCCACCACCCACTTCCCGCCAG aaCCGGGGCCTGCAGAGAAACAAGAGGACACAGTCCACGCAGCCCAGACGCCCAGAGCCTGCTATCTCGTGCTAGGGCCAGGCATGGGGTGGCAGCTGGTGGCTGTGCAGCTAGGGCTccggctgctgctgttgctgctgtccCCTCAGACCCCCACCCACGGGCTGCGAAGCCTGGCCACCCGCACTCTGCAAACCCTCACCCCGCTCCTCTGA
- the Fuz gene encoding protein fuzzy homolog isoform X2, producing MGDEGPGSAVHLLCLAASSGVPLFCRSSSGGAPSRQQLPFSVIGSLNGVHMFGQNLDVQLNSARTEDTTVVWKNFHDSITLIVLSSEEGTSELRLERMLHMVFGAMVLIVGLEELTNIRNVERLKKELRASYCLIDSFLGNSELIGDLTQCVDCVIPPEGSAMQETLSGFAEATGTAFVSLLVSGRVVAATEGWWRLGMPEAVLLPWLVGSLPPQAARDYPVYLPHGSPTVPHRLLTLTLLRGLELCLLCGPRPPLGQLDPQLLERWWQPLLEPLRACLPLGPRALPEGFPLHSDILGLLLLHLELRRCLFTVEPSKDKEPSPEQRRRLLRNFYTLVATTHFPPEPGPAEKQEDTVHAAQTPRACYLVLGPGMGWQLVAVQLGLRLLLLLLSPQTPTHGLRSLATRTLQTLTPLL from the exons ATGGGGGATGAGGGGCCAGGAAGCGCGGTGCATCTGCTGTGCCTCGCAGCCTCTAGCGGGGTTCCCCTGTTCTGTCGGAGTAGCAGCGGCGGCGCCCCCTCCCGTCAACAG cttcctttctctgtcatcgGCTCTCTCAATGGAGTCCACATGTTCGGCCAGAATCTGGATGTGCAACTGAACTCGGCAAGAACGGAAGACACAACCGTAGTGTGGAAGAACTTCCATGACAG TATCACCCTCATTGTTCTGTCATCTGAGGAGGGCACCTCTGAGCTGAGGCTGGAAAGAATGCTCCACATGGTGTTTGGGGCCATG GTTCTCATTGTGGGACTTGAGGAGCTGACCAATATCCGGAATGTagaaagactgaagaaagaaTTGAGG GCCAGCTACTGTCTCATTGACAGCTTCCTGGGGAACTCAGAGCTCATCGGAGACCTGACCCAGTGTGTGGACTGTGTCATTCCTCCAGAGGGGTCTGCCATGCAG GAAACCCTTTCAGGGTTTGCGGAGGCCACTGGCACAGCCTTTGTCAGCCTGCTTGTATCAGGCCGAGTAGTGGCAGCGACGGAGGGCTGGTGGCGCCTAGGCATGCCTGAAGCTGTACTACTCCCCTGGCTGGTGGGGTCTTTGCCACCACAAGCTGCTCGCGACTACCCAGTGTATCTGCCCCACGGGAGCCCCACG GTCCCACACAGGTTGTTGACCTTGACGCTGCTGCGGGGCCTGGAGCTGTGTCTGCTGTGCGGGCCGCGCCCGCCCCTCGGCCAGCTGGACCCACAG TTGCTGGAACGCTGGTGGCAGCCTCTGCTGGAGCCCCTCCGGGCCTGCCTGCCGCTGGGCCCTAGGGCGCTTCCCGAAGGGTTCCCGCTACACAGCGATATTCTTGG TCTGTTGTTACTCCACTTGGAACTGCGACGCTGCCTCTTTACCGTGGAACCCTCCAAGGATAAAG AGCCTTCCCCTGAGCAGCGCAGGCGCCTCCTTAGAAACTTCTACACGCTGGTGGCCACCACCCACTTCCCGCCAG aaCCGGGGCCTGCAGAGAAACAAGAGGACACAGTCCACGCAGCCCAGACGCCCAGAGCCTGCTATCTCGTGCTAGGGCCAGGCATGGGGTGGCAGCTGGTGGCTGTGCAGCTAGGGCTccggctgctgctgttgctgctgtccCCTCAGACCCCCACCCACGGGCTGCGAAGCCTGGCCACCCGCACTCTGCAAACCCTCACCCCGCTCCTCTGA
- the Ap2a1 gene encoding AP-2 complex subunit alpha-1 isoform X2, with product MPAVSKGDGMRGLAVFISDIRNCKSKEAEIKRINKELANIRSKFKGDKALDGYSKKKYVCKLLFIFLLGHDIDFGHMEAVNLLSSNKYTEKQIGYLFISVLVNSNSELIRLINNAIKNDLASRNPTFMCLALHCIANVGSREMGEAFAADIPRILVAGDSMDSVKQSAALCLLRLYKASPDLVPMGEWTARVVHLLNDQHMGVVTAAVSLITCLCKKNPDDFKTCISLAVSRLSRIVSSASTDLQDYTYYFVPAPWLSVKLLRLLQCYPPPEDAAVKGRLVECLETVLNKAQEPPKSKKVQHSNAKNAILFETISLIIHYDSEPNLLVRACNQLGQFLQHRETNLRYLALESMCTLASSEFSHEAVKTHIDTVINALKTERDVSVRQRAADLLYAMCDRSNAKQIVSEMLRYLETADYAIREEIVLKVAILAEKYAVDYSWYVDTILNLIRIAGDYVSEEVWYRVLQIVTNRDDVQGYAAKTVFEALQAPACHENMVKVGGYILGEFGNLIAGDPRSSPPVQFSLLHSKFHLCSVATRALLLSTYIKFINLFPETKATIQGVLRAGSQLRNADVELQQRAVEYLTLSSVASTDVLATVLEEMPPFPERESSILAKLKRKKGPGAASALDDSRRDTSSNDINGGVEPTPSTVSTPSPSADLLGLRAAPPPAAPPAPVGGNLLVDVFSDGPTAQPSLGPTPEEAFLSPGPEDIGPPIPEADELLNKFVCKNSGVLFENQLLQIGVKSEFRQNLGRMYLFYGNKTSVQFQNFLPTVVHPGDLQTQLAVQTKRVAAQVDGGAQVQQVLNIECLRDFLTPPLLSVRFRYGGTAQSLTLKLPVTINKFFQPTEMAAQDFFQRWKQLSLPLQEAQKIFKANHPMDAEVTKAKLLGFGSALLDNVDPNPENFVGAGIIQTKALQVGCLLRLEPNAQAQMYRLTLRTSKEPVSRHLCELLAQQF from the exons GGCTACCTGTTCATCTCAGTCCTGGTGAACTCGAACTCAGAACTGATCCGGCTCATCAACAACGCTATCAAGAATGACCTGGCCAGTCGCAACCCCACCTTCATGTGCCTGGCCTTGCACTGTATCGCTAACGTGGGCAGCCGTGAGATGGGCGAGGCCTTTGCTGCAGACATTCCCCGAATCCTGGTGGCTGG AGACAGCATGGACAGTGTGAAGCAGAGTGCGGCCCTATGCCTACTGCGACTCTACAAGGCCTCGCCCGACTTGGTGCCCATGGGCGAGTGGACGGCACGTGTAGTGCACTTGCTCAATGATCAGCACATG GGAGTGGTCACAGCTGCTGTCAGCCTCATCACCTGTCTCTGCAAGAAGAATCCGGATGACTTCAAGACCTGTATCTCCCTGGCTGTGTCTCGCTTAAGCCGG ATCGTCTCCTCAGCCTCCACCGACCTCCAGGACTACACTTACTACTTCGTTCCTGCACCCTGGCTCTCTGTGAAGCTACTGCGGCTGCTCCAGTGTTACCCACCGCCAG aggACGCAGCCGTGAAAGGGCGGTTAGTAGAGTGTCTGGAGACTGTGCTCAACAAGGCCCAGGAGCCTCCCAAGTCCAAGAAGGTGCAGCACTCCAACGCCAAGAACGCTATCCTCTTTGAGACCATTAGCCTCATCATCCACTATGACAG TGAGCCCAACCTCCTGGTCCGTGCCTGCAACCAGCTGGGCCAGTTCCTGCAGCACCGGGAGACTAACCTGCGCTACCTGGCCCTGGAGAGCATGTGCACGCTGGCCAGCTCCGAGTTCTCCCACGAGGCCGTCAAGACCCACATTGATACAGTTATTAATGCTCTCAAG ACGGAGCGGGACGTCAGTGTGAGGCAGCGGGCGGCTGATCTCCTGTATGCCATGTGTGACCGGAGCAATGCCAAGCAGATTGTGTCAGAGATGCTGCGGTACCTGGAGACTGCTGACTATGCCATCCGAGAGGAGATT GTGCTGAAGGTGGCCATCCTGGCTGAGAAGTATGCAGTGGACTACAGCTGGTATGTGGACACCATCCTGAACCTCATCCGCATCGCCGGCGACTATGTGAGCGAGGAGGTGTGGTACCGCGTGCTGCAGATCGTCACCAACCGTGATGATGTCCAGGGTTATGCTGCCAAGACAGTGTTTGAG GCCCTCCAGGCCCCAGCCTGTCATGAGAACATGGTGAAGGTCGGTGGCTACATCCTTGGGGAGTTTGGGAACTTGATTGCTGGGGACCCACGCTCCAG CCCACCGGTGCAGTTCTCGCTGCTGCACTCCAAGTTCCACCTGTGCAGCGTGGCCACCCGCGCTCTGTTGCTGTCCACCTACATCAAGTTCATCAACCTCTTCCCTGAGACCAAGGCCACCATCCAAGGGGTTCTGCGCGCCGGCTCCCAGCTGCGCAATGCTGACGTGGAGCTACAGCAGCGGGCCGTGGAGTACCTCACCCTCAGCTCCGTAGCCAGCACCGATGTTCTG GCTACGGTGCTAGAAGAAATGCCCCCATTTCCCGAGCGGGAGTCGTCCATCTTGGCCAAACTGAAGCGCAAGAAGGGCCCTGGGGCAGCCAGTGCCCTGGATGACAGCCGCAGGGACACCAGCAGCAATGACATCAATGGGGGTGTGGAGCCCACCCCCAGCACTGTG TCGACCCCCTCACCCTCCGCGGACCTCTTAGGGCTGCGggcagcccctccccctgctgcACCCCCGGCTCCCGTAGGCGGGAACCTCCTGGTGGATGTCTTCTCTGACGGCCCCACTGCACAGCCCAGCCTGGGGCCCACTCCTGAGGAGGCCTTCCTCAG ccCAGGTCCTGAGGACATAGGCCCTCCCATTCCAGAAGCAGATGAACTGTTGAATAA GTTCGTGTGTAAGAACAGTGGGGTCTTGTTTGAGAACCAGCTGCTGCAGATTGGAGTCAAGTCTGAGTTCCGGCAGAACCTGG GCCGCATGTATCTCTTCTATGGCAACAAGACTTCTGTGCAGTTCCAGAACTTCTTGCCCACCGTGGTCCACCCTGGGGACCTCCAGACTC AGCTGGCGGTGCAGACCAAGCGTGTGGCGGCACAAGTGGACGGTGGCGCACAGGTGCAGCAAGTACTCAACATTGAGTGTCTGCGAGACTTCCTGACGCCGCCACTTTTGTCCGTGCGCTTCCG GTACGGTGGCACCGCCCAGTCCCTCACTCTGAAGCTCCCAGTGACCATCAACAAATTCTTCCAGCCCACAGAGATGGCGGCCCAAGACTTTTTCCAGCGCTGGAAGCAGCTGAGCCT CCCCCTGCAGGAGGCACAGAAAATCTTCAAAGCCAACCACCCGATGGATGCTGAAGTTACTAAGGCCAAG CTTCTGGGGTTTGGCTCTGCTCTTCTGGACAATGTGGATCCCAACCCTGAGaactttgtgggtgctggaatcatCCAGACGAAGGCCCTGCAGGTGGGGTGTCTGCTTCGGCTGGAGCCCAATGCCCAGGCCCAA ATGTACCGTCTAACCCTGCGCACCAGCAAAGAGCCTGTCTCCCGTCACTTGTGTGAGCTGCTGGCCCAGCAGTTCTGA
- the Fuz gene encoding protein fuzzy homolog isoform X1: MGDEGPGSAVHLLCLAASSGVPLFCRSSSGGAPSRQQLPFSVIGSLNGVHMFGQNLDVQLNSARTEDTTVVWKNFHDSITLIVLSSEEGTSELRLERMLHMVFGAMVLIVGLEELTNIRNVERLKKELRVRLWDASYCLIDSFLGNSELIGDLTQCVDCVIPPEGSAMQETLSGFAEATGTAFVSLLVSGRVVAATEGWWRLGMPEAVLLPWLVGSLPPQAARDYPVYLPHGSPTVPHRLLTLTLLRGLELCLLCGPRPPLGQLDPQLLERWWQPLLEPLRACLPLGPRALPEGFPLHSDILGLLLLHLELRRCLFTVEPSKDKEPSPEQRRRLLRNFYTLVATTHFPPEPGPAEKQEDTVHAAQTPRACYLVLGPGMGWQLVAVQLGLRLLLLLLSPQTPTHGLRSLATRTLQTLTPLL; the protein is encoded by the exons ATGGGGGATGAGGGGCCAGGAAGCGCGGTGCATCTGCTGTGCCTCGCAGCCTCTAGCGGGGTTCCCCTGTTCTGTCGGAGTAGCAGCGGCGGCGCCCCCTCCCGTCAACAG cttcctttctctgtcatcgGCTCTCTCAATGGAGTCCACATGTTCGGCCAGAATCTGGATGTGCAACTGAACTCGGCAAGAACGGAAGACACAACCGTAGTGTGGAAGAACTTCCATGACAG TATCACCCTCATTGTTCTGTCATCTGAGGAGGGCACCTCTGAGCTGAGGCTGGAAAGAATGCTCCACATGGTGTTTGGGGCCATG GTTCTCATTGTGGGACTTGAGGAGCTGACCAATATCCGGAATGTagaaagactgaagaaagaaTTGAGGGTGAGGCTGTGGGAT GCCAGCTACTGTCTCATTGACAGCTTCCTGGGGAACTCAGAGCTCATCGGAGACCTGACCCAGTGTGTGGACTGTGTCATTCCTCCAGAGGGGTCTGCCATGCAG GAAACCCTTTCAGGGTTTGCGGAGGCCACTGGCACAGCCTTTGTCAGCCTGCTTGTATCAGGCCGAGTAGTGGCAGCGACGGAGGGCTGGTGGCGCCTAGGCATGCCTGAAGCTGTACTACTCCCCTGGCTGGTGGGGTCTTTGCCACCACAAGCTGCTCGCGACTACCCAGTGTATCTGCCCCACGGGAGCCCCACG GTCCCACACAGGTTGTTGACCTTGACGCTGCTGCGGGGCCTGGAGCTGTGTCTGCTGTGCGGGCCGCGCCCGCCCCTCGGCCAGCTGGACCCACAG TTGCTGGAACGCTGGTGGCAGCCTCTGCTGGAGCCCCTCCGGGCCTGCCTGCCGCTGGGCCCTAGGGCGCTTCCCGAAGGGTTCCCGCTACACAGCGATATTCTTGG TCTGTTGTTACTCCACTTGGAACTGCGACGCTGCCTCTTTACCGTGGAACCCTCCAAGGATAAAG AGCCTTCCCCTGAGCAGCGCAGGCGCCTCCTTAGAAACTTCTACACGCTGGTGGCCACCACCCACTTCCCGCCAG aaCCGGGGCCTGCAGAGAAACAAGAGGACACAGTCCACGCAGCCCAGACGCCCAGAGCCTGCTATCTCGTGCTAGGGCCAGGCATGGGGTGGCAGCTGGTGGCTGTGCAGCTAGGGCTccggctgctgctgttgctgctgtccCCTCAGACCCCCACCCACGGGCTGCGAAGCCTGGCCACCCGCACTCTGCAAACCCTCACCCCGCTCCTCTGA
- the Ap2a1 gene encoding AP-2 complex subunit alpha-1 isoform X1: MPAVSKGDGMRGLAVFISDIRNCKSKEAEIKRINKELANIRSKFKGDKALDGYSKKKYVCKLLFIFLLGHDIDFGHMEAVNLLSSNKYTEKQIGYLFISVLVNSNSELIRLINNAIKNDLASRNPTFMCLALHCIANVGSREMGEAFAADIPRILVAGDSMDSVKQSAALCLLRLYKASPDLVPMGEWTARVVHLLNDQHMGVVTAAVSLITCLCKKNPDDFKTCISLAVSRLSRIVSSASTDLQDYTYYFVPAPWLSVKLLRLLQCYPPPEDAAVKGRLVECLETVLNKAQEPPKSKKVQHSNAKNAILFETISLIIHYDSEPNLLVRACNQLGQFLQHRETNLRYLALESMCTLASSEFSHEAVKTHIDTVINALKTERDVSVRQRAADLLYAMCDRSNAKQIVSEMLRYLETADYAIREEIVLKVAILAEKYAVDYSWYVDTILNLIRIAGDYVSEEVWYRVLQIVTNRDDVQGYAAKTVFEALQAPACHENMVKVGGYILGEFGNLIAGDPRSSPPVQFSLLHSKFHLCSVATRALLLSTYIKFINLFPETKATIQGVLRAGSQLRNADVELQQRAVEYLTLSSVASTDVLATVLEEMPPFPERESSILAKLKRKKGPGAASALDDSRRDTSSNDINGGVEPTPSTVSTPSPSADLLGLRAAPPPAAPPAPVGGNLLVDVFSDGPTAQPSLGPTPEEAFLSELEPPAPESPMALLADPAPAADPGPEDIGPPIPEADELLNKFVCKNSGVLFENQLLQIGVKSEFRQNLGRMYLFYGNKTSVQFQNFLPTVVHPGDLQTQLAVQTKRVAAQVDGGAQVQQVLNIECLRDFLTPPLLSVRFRYGGTAQSLTLKLPVTINKFFQPTEMAAQDFFQRWKQLSLPLQEAQKIFKANHPMDAEVTKAKLLGFGSALLDNVDPNPENFVGAGIIQTKALQVGCLLRLEPNAQAQMYRLTLRTSKEPVSRHLCELLAQQF; this comes from the exons GGCTACCTGTTCATCTCAGTCCTGGTGAACTCGAACTCAGAACTGATCCGGCTCATCAACAACGCTATCAAGAATGACCTGGCCAGTCGCAACCCCACCTTCATGTGCCTGGCCTTGCACTGTATCGCTAACGTGGGCAGCCGTGAGATGGGCGAGGCCTTTGCTGCAGACATTCCCCGAATCCTGGTGGCTGG AGACAGCATGGACAGTGTGAAGCAGAGTGCGGCCCTATGCCTACTGCGACTCTACAAGGCCTCGCCCGACTTGGTGCCCATGGGCGAGTGGACGGCACGTGTAGTGCACTTGCTCAATGATCAGCACATG GGAGTGGTCACAGCTGCTGTCAGCCTCATCACCTGTCTCTGCAAGAAGAATCCGGATGACTTCAAGACCTGTATCTCCCTGGCTGTGTCTCGCTTAAGCCGG ATCGTCTCCTCAGCCTCCACCGACCTCCAGGACTACACTTACTACTTCGTTCCTGCACCCTGGCTCTCTGTGAAGCTACTGCGGCTGCTCCAGTGTTACCCACCGCCAG aggACGCAGCCGTGAAAGGGCGGTTAGTAGAGTGTCTGGAGACTGTGCTCAACAAGGCCCAGGAGCCTCCCAAGTCCAAGAAGGTGCAGCACTCCAACGCCAAGAACGCTATCCTCTTTGAGACCATTAGCCTCATCATCCACTATGACAG TGAGCCCAACCTCCTGGTCCGTGCCTGCAACCAGCTGGGCCAGTTCCTGCAGCACCGGGAGACTAACCTGCGCTACCTGGCCCTGGAGAGCATGTGCACGCTGGCCAGCTCCGAGTTCTCCCACGAGGCCGTCAAGACCCACATTGATACAGTTATTAATGCTCTCAAG ACGGAGCGGGACGTCAGTGTGAGGCAGCGGGCGGCTGATCTCCTGTATGCCATGTGTGACCGGAGCAATGCCAAGCAGATTGTGTCAGAGATGCTGCGGTACCTGGAGACTGCTGACTATGCCATCCGAGAGGAGATT GTGCTGAAGGTGGCCATCCTGGCTGAGAAGTATGCAGTGGACTACAGCTGGTATGTGGACACCATCCTGAACCTCATCCGCATCGCCGGCGACTATGTGAGCGAGGAGGTGTGGTACCGCGTGCTGCAGATCGTCACCAACCGTGATGATGTCCAGGGTTATGCTGCCAAGACAGTGTTTGAG GCCCTCCAGGCCCCAGCCTGTCATGAGAACATGGTGAAGGTCGGTGGCTACATCCTTGGGGAGTTTGGGAACTTGATTGCTGGGGACCCACGCTCCAG CCCACCGGTGCAGTTCTCGCTGCTGCACTCCAAGTTCCACCTGTGCAGCGTGGCCACCCGCGCTCTGTTGCTGTCCACCTACATCAAGTTCATCAACCTCTTCCCTGAGACCAAGGCCACCATCCAAGGGGTTCTGCGCGCCGGCTCCCAGCTGCGCAATGCTGACGTGGAGCTACAGCAGCGGGCCGTGGAGTACCTCACCCTCAGCTCCGTAGCCAGCACCGATGTTCTG GCTACGGTGCTAGAAGAAATGCCCCCATTTCCCGAGCGGGAGTCGTCCATCTTGGCCAAACTGAAGCGCAAGAAGGGCCCTGGGGCAGCCAGTGCCCTGGATGACAGCCGCAGGGACACCAGCAGCAATGACATCAATGGGGGTGTGGAGCCCACCCCCAGCACTGTG TCGACCCCCTCACCCTCCGCGGACCTCTTAGGGCTGCGggcagcccctccccctgctgcACCCCCGGCTCCCGTAGGCGGGAACCTCCTGGTGGATGTCTTCTCTGACGGCCCCACTGCACAGCCCAGCCTGGGGCCCACTCCTGAGGAGGCCTTCCTCAG CGAGCTGGAGCCCCCTGCCCCTGAGAGCCCCATGGCTTTGTTGGCTGACCCAGCTCCAGCTGCTGA ccCAGGTCCTGAGGACATAGGCCCTCCCATTCCAGAAGCAGATGAACTGTTGAATAA GTTCGTGTGTAAGAACAGTGGGGTCTTGTTTGAGAACCAGCTGCTGCAGATTGGAGTCAAGTCTGAGTTCCGGCAGAACCTGG GCCGCATGTATCTCTTCTATGGCAACAAGACTTCTGTGCAGTTCCAGAACTTCTTGCCCACCGTGGTCCACCCTGGGGACCTCCAGACTC AGCTGGCGGTGCAGACCAAGCGTGTGGCGGCACAAGTGGACGGTGGCGCACAGGTGCAGCAAGTACTCAACATTGAGTGTCTGCGAGACTTCCTGACGCCGCCACTTTTGTCCGTGCGCTTCCG GTACGGTGGCACCGCCCAGTCCCTCACTCTGAAGCTCCCAGTGACCATCAACAAATTCTTCCAGCCCACAGAGATGGCGGCCCAAGACTTTTTCCAGCGCTGGAAGCAGCTGAGCCT CCCCCTGCAGGAGGCACAGAAAATCTTCAAAGCCAACCACCCGATGGATGCTGAAGTTACTAAGGCCAAG CTTCTGGGGTTTGGCTCTGCTCTTCTGGACAATGTGGATCCCAACCCTGAGaactttgtgggtgctggaatcatCCAGACGAAGGCCCTGCAGGTGGGGTGTCTGCTTCGGCTGGAGCCCAATGCCCAGGCCCAA ATGTACCGTCTAACCCTGCGCACCAGCAAAGAGCCTGTCTCCCGTCACTTGTGTGAGCTGCTGGCCCAGCAGTTCTGA